TGTATACCGCGCTGAACGTGCAACACCTGGAAAGCCTGAATGACGATGTAGGGCAGATTGCCGGCATCCGTATCTGGGAAACCGTGCCGGACACAGTATTCGAGGACGCCGACGAAGTCGAGCTGGTGGATTTGCCCCCCGACGAATTGTTGCTGCGCCTACGAGAAGGCAAAGTCTATTTGCCGCAGCAAGCCCAACACGCGATTCAGAATTTTTTCCGTAAAGGCAATCTGATTGCGCTACGCGAACTGGCCTTGCGGCAAACCACCAATCGCGTCGACGCGCAAATGCTGGATTATCGTGAAGACAATGCGATTCGCGAAGTCTGGCAGGTCAACGAAAGGCTGATGGTGTGCATCGGCCCGAATGTGCTGGCTGAGCGTCTGGTCAGAGCCGGCAAGCGCTTGGCGACCAGCCTGCGTTCGGCCTGGATCGTGGTTTACGTGGAAACGCCCGAATTGGCGCGCTTGCCCGCCGAAAAGCGCGACGGGATTTTACGGGTATTGCGGCTGGCGGAACAGCTTGGCGCCGAAACGGTGACGCTCAGCGCGCCGGAGATGAGCGAAGCGCTCATCCGCTTTGCCCGCGAACGCAATATCAACAAAATCGTAGTCGGTAAGCCCAGCCGACGCGGCTGGCGGCGCTGGCTGTTGGGTTCTGTGGTCGATGTATTGATCAGCCACGCTCACAATATCAATATTTACCTGCTGGGCAGCCCGCAACTGGGCGAACGCGAGGAACTGGAAGCCGAGCTGTCTTTATTCAAGAAATCACCCCTGCCCGGCCTGCGACAACGCATCCCCAGTAAAACTCGCCGACGCTATCGCGGCTATCTGTGGGCGATGGGAGTGACCTTGCTCTGCACGGCGGTGGGCAAGATGTTGTTCGGCAAGGTGGAACTGGCCAATGTGGTGATGGTGTATTTACTCGGTGTGGTGTTTGTCGCCACCCATTTCGGGCGCGGGCCGTCGGTGTTGGCCTCCTTGCTCAGCGTCGGCGTATTCGACGTGCTGTTCGTGCAGCCTTTCTACAGTCTGTCGGTAGCCGATAGCCAGTATCTGATCACGTTGTTGGCCATGCTGGTGGTGGCTTTTGTCATCAGCAATCTGATGGTCAACGTCCGCGCGCAGGCCAAGGTTGCCGCGCATCGCGAACGCCGCGCCGCGGCCTTATACGCGATGAGCAAGGAGCTGGCGGTGGCGCAAAGCGAACAGCAAATCGTCGCGACCGCCGTTAAACATCTATACGCCGAATTCAGCAGCCGCAATGTCATTTTATTTGCCAATCCGGGCGGGCGGCTGGTCTATCCCAAACAACACAGCCTGCCTCAATCTTTGCGCGGCACGGATTTGAGCGTGGCGCAGTGGGTCTACGATCACAACGAAATGGCCGGGCACGGCACCCATACCTTACCCGGCAGCGCGGCGATTTATTTTCCGATTCAAGACGAAGACAAAGCCATCGGCGTATTGGCGCTGTTACCGGTCAATTTACGCCGGGTGTTTTTGCCGGAGCAGCAAAAATTACTGGAAACCTTTTTGCGGCAAATCGGCCAGGCCGTCGCTCGTTTACGCTTTGCCGAACAGGCCAAATCGACACAATTGCAAATCGAAGCCGAACGGCTGCGCAACTCCTTACTCAGCGCCATTTCTCACGACTTGCGGACCCCGTTGTCGACGATCATTGGCTCGGCCAGTGCCTTAGTCGAAGACGAAGGCCATTTACAGGCCCAGCACCGGCTGGAACTCGGCCGTGCCATCTATGACGAAGCCGAACGGATGGCCAATTTGGTGAATAATATTCTGGACATGGCTAGACTCGACGCCGGCGTGGTGGAATTAAACAAACAGTGGCATCCTGTCGAAGAAATTATCGGCACCGTCCTAACGCGCTTGCAAAAACACCTGGCCGGCCGAAAAGTCAGCGTCAGCCTGCCGCCGGGTATTCCGCTGGTATTTGTCGATGCGGTGATGATAGAGCAGGTGTTGATTAATCTATTGGAAAACGCCGTGCGCTATACCGCTGCGGGCTCCGAACTTGAAGTGTTTGCCCAATACGTCGGCAATACCATGGAAATTTCGGTCGCCGATCACGGCCCCGGTATTCCCAAAGGTCTGGAGGATAAATTGTTCGAGAAATTTTACCAAGCCCGTCATGAATCGGCGCAAAGCGGCGTCGGCTTGGGGCTGGCGATTTGCCGAGCCATTGTCGAAGTGCATGGCGGCCGGATTCGCGCTAACAACAAACCGGGGGGCGGTGCGATCTTTACCTTCGCGCTACCCAACGACGAATCCCCTCCGCTTATGGAGCCGGAGGAATGAACATAATCCCACTGGATTTTGGCCATGGCTAAAACGCATCCCGTTATTATCGTGATCGAAGACGATCCACCGATCCGGCGCTTTTTGCGTACCAGTCTGGCGACGCACGACTTTGCGGTATTCGAAGCCGAGACCGGCAAACAAGGCCTGATTGAAGCCGGCGTGCGTAAACCGGATTTGCTGATTCTGGATTTAGGCTTGCCGGATTTGGATGGCGTCGAGGTGATCAAGAGTGTGCGCAGCTGGTCGGCCGTGCCTATCATCGTGCTGTCGGCGCGCAGTAACGAACAGCAAAAAATCGACGCCTTGGACGCCGGCGCGGACGATTACCTAACCAAGCCGTTTGGATTCGGCGAGCTGTTGGCGCGCATACGGGTGGCTTTGCGACATGCCAGCCGACCGGCGGAACATGCTCAGGACGAGGTGTTTGTCGTCGATGCACTGAAAGTGGATTTACGCAACCGGGTAGTCAGCGTCGATGGCAACGACATTCATCTGACGCCGATTCAATACCGCTTGCTCTGCGTGCTGATCAAGCATGCCGGCAAAGTTTTGACGCATCAGCAAATTTTGAAGGAAGTTTGGGGGCCGTCGTATCAGGAAAATCCGCATTATTTACGGATTTATATGAGCCAATTGCGGCAAAAGCTGGAAAGCGATCCGACTCAGCCGAAATATTTGCTGACCGAGTCGGGTGTGGGCTATCGCTTTAAAGTGGGTTAAGCGGCAACCTCGGTCTGATCGCCGCAGTGCGAAAACCGAATCAATATCCCACTTCTACCCGGTTTCTACCGCGTTGTTTGGCTTGATACATCGCGGCATCGGCTCGTTTGAGCAAGGATTCCGGGCTATCGCTACCTTTTAAGGCTGCAACGCCCAAACTGGCGGTAAGATTCAACACGTCCATGCCATAAGCCAAAGTGTGCGATTCAATATCTGCGCGGATGCGCTCGCCTATCACCATCGCACCGTCGATGTCGGTATCGCTCAGCAAAATCACAAACTCTTCGCCGCCGTAACGAAACACCGCGTCGCTGCCGCGCACACTGTCTTTCAACCAGCCGGCCAATGAGGACAGAGCCAAATCGCCGCAGGCATGCCCGTAATCGTCGTTGATATGCTTGAAGTGATCGACATCCACAAAAATCACCGACAAATGCTGCGAATTACGATGCGCACGTTTGATTTCGCGCAGCAAACAGTCGTTAAACGCGGTGCGGTTATTGGTTTTGGTTAAAGGGTCGGTGAATGCCATTTTCAATGCTTGCTGAAACAAAGTGGCATTTCTTAGCGGGTAAATCAGGCAACACAACAGGCTTTCCAGCATTTTTAATTCGTCTTTGCTGAAGCGATTGCTACGGGTTAGTTTCAACTCGCCCAGCTGCTGCTCTTCGACTTTTAGGGCATAGCTGCAAGAGTGGCGGGCCAT
The window above is part of the Methylomonas sp. ZR1 genome. Proteins encoded here:
- a CDS encoding response regulator, with product MAKTHPVIIVIEDDPPIRRFLRTSLATHDFAVFEAETGKQGLIEAGVRKPDLLILDLGLPDLDGVEVIKSVRSWSAVPIIVLSARSNEQQKIDALDAGADDYLTKPFGFGELLARIRVALRHASRPAEHAQDEVFVVDALKVDLRNRVVSVDGNDIHLTPIQYRLLCVLIKHAGKVLTHQQILKEVWGPSYQENPHYLRIYMSQLRQKLESDPTQPKYLLTESGVGYRFKVG
- a CDS encoding GGDEF domain-containing protein, with protein sequence MRDKAADLAIVSNKTFEASTAVNLHHYDISSALQTSLEFNELIAIFCDKIQNTIPHNGFEYINEDFDLEFKRGVMARHSCSYALKVEEQQLGELKLTRSNRFSKDELKMLESLLCCLIYPLRNATLFQQALKMAFTDPLTKTNNRTAFNDCLLREIKRAHRNSQHLSVIFVDVDHFKHINDDYGHACGDLALSSLAGWLKDSVRGSDAVFRYGGEEFVILLSDTDIDGAMVIGERIRADIESHTLAYGMDVLNLTASLGVAALKGSDSPESLLKRADAAMYQAKQRGRNRVEVGY
- a CDS encoding sensor histidine kinase KdpD: MNEQRLDPDQLLARVERDKAKAKRGRLKIFFGAAAGVGKSYAMLLAARERRAENLDVIVGLVETHGRADTEALLTGLETLPTRKIDYKGAVLQEFDIDAALKRRPAIILVDELAHTNAPGSRHPKRWQDIRELLEAGIDVYTALNVQHLESLNDDVGQIAGIRIWETVPDTVFEDADEVELVDLPPDELLLRLREGKVYLPQQAQHAIQNFFRKGNLIALRELALRQTTNRVDAQMLDYREDNAIREVWQVNERLMVCIGPNVLAERLVRAGKRLATSLRSAWIVVYVETPELARLPAEKRDGILRVLRLAEQLGAETVTLSAPEMSEALIRFARERNINKIVVGKPSRRGWRRWLLGSVVDVLISHAHNINIYLLGSPQLGEREELEAELSLFKKSPLPGLRQRIPSKTRRRYRGYLWAMGVTLLCTAVGKMLFGKVELANVVMVYLLGVVFVATHFGRGPSVLASLLSVGVFDVLFVQPFYSLSVADSQYLITLLAMLVVAFVISNLMVNVRAQAKVAAHRERRAAALYAMSKELAVAQSEQQIVATAVKHLYAEFSSRNVILFANPGGRLVYPKQHSLPQSLRGTDLSVAQWVYDHNEMAGHGTHTLPGSAAIYFPIQDEDKAIGVLALLPVNLRRVFLPEQQKLLETFLRQIGQAVARLRFAEQAKSTQLQIEAERLRNSLLSAISHDLRTPLSTIIGSASALVEDEGHLQAQHRLELGRAIYDEAERMANLVNNILDMARLDAGVVELNKQWHPVEEIIGTVLTRLQKHLAGRKVSVSLPPGIPLVFVDAVMIEQVLINLLENAVRYTAAGSELEVFAQYVGNTMEISVADHGPGIPKGLEDKLFEKFYQARHESAQSGVGLGLAICRAIVEVHGGRIRANNKPGGGAIFTFALPNDESPPLMEPEE